In one window of Bacillota bacterium DNA:
- a CDS encoding ATP-binding protein translates to MFEQFYGLTSTPFSRGIRPQDLYLPQQFRELLARLTYCVRTRGFGLVTGEVGSGKSTALRALAHQLDPSGYHVLYISQSGLTPRHLYRELCVGMGLRPAFTAADSRRLLVQALWDSYRNQGKQPVIVIDEGHLLSPAMLEEIRFLTLCRAHDYAEQVSAAGSCL, encoded by the coding sequence GTGTTCGAGCAGTTCTACGGCCTGACCTCCACCCCGTTTTCCCGCGGCATCAGGCCCCAGGACCTCTACCTGCCCCAGCAGTTCCGCGAACTCCTCGCCCGGCTCACCTACTGCGTGAGGACAAGGGGTTTCGGCCTGGTCACCGGCGAAGTGGGATCGGGAAAGTCCACCGCGCTGAGGGCACTCGCCCACCAGCTCGACCCATCGGGCTACCACGTCCTGTACATCTCGCAGTCCGGGCTCACCCCCAGGCACCTGTACCGGGAACTCTGCGTCGGCATGGGGCTGCGACCGGCGTTCACCGCCGCCGACTCCCGCAGGTTGCTCGTGCAGGCGCTGTGGGATAGCTACCGGAACCAGGGCAAGCAGCCGGTGATCGTCATCGACGAGGGCCACCTGCTCTCGCCGGCGATGCTGGAGGAAATCCGCTTCCTCACCTTATGCCGAGCCCACGATTATGCCGAACAGGTCAGCGCGGCAGGGAGTTGTCTCTAG
- a CDS encoding DDE-type integrase/transposase/recombinase, whose protein sequence is MADDARTSIALFRYRVIAPLLDPSLEEAERRRIRQEILAREHPCPGPGGTRRVSGRTLRRWLAAYRKGGFEALKPRPRSDAQNPRAIPPQIIDLAVRLKEQVPERSVRQIIELMVHDPSVPVREGDVKPSTLARHLRRLGKTRELLKAPSGVYRRYEKAERNLQWQADLKYGPWLPDPRDGTKKLRTYLICFMDDYSRLICHGEFYFTQDLPALLDCFKKAVLKRGIPARVYCDNGAIFTSNQFEVICAELGSRHISGQPYAPQARGKLERFFRTVEESFFPELHLVEVNTLDELNQLFWAWLEQSYHHHVNRETGQTPAARFSKGPGQIRMLDPTRVREIFLWRAKRRVDSTCTFTFQGNRYEVDPRLARRVIEIRYDPFDLSEISVWWQGQCFGYAIPHLLQRQHDRAVTLPPAPEDPGPTLAPVSFLKVLEEKHREELKARIGRISFTRSEEGM, encoded by the coding sequence CACGAGCATCGCCCTGTTCCGCTACCGGGTCATAGCCCCGCTCCTTGACCCCTCGTTGGAGGAGGCTGAGCGCCGGCGGATCAGGCAGGAGATCCTGGCCCGGGAGCACCCCTGCCCCGGGCCCGGGGGGACCCGCCGCGTCTCCGGCCGCACCCTGCGCCGCTGGCTGGCAGCATACCGCAAAGGCGGTTTTGAGGCCTTAAAGCCCAGGCCTCGCAGCGACGCCCAAAACCCCAGGGCCATACCGCCGCAGATCATCGACCTGGCCGTGCGCCTCAAGGAGCAGGTGCCCGAGCGCTCGGTCAGGCAGATCATCGAGCTCATGGTGCATGACCCCTCGGTCCCGGTGAGGGAGGGGGACGTCAAGCCCTCCACCTTGGCCCGGCACCTCAGGCGCCTGGGAAAGACCAGGGAACTGCTCAAGGCCCCCTCTGGAGTGTACCGGCGGTACGAGAAGGCCGAGCGCAACCTGCAGTGGCAGGCCGACCTCAAGTACGGGCCCTGGCTCCCGGACCCCCGCGACGGCACCAAGAAGCTCAGGACGTACCTGATCTGCTTCATGGACGACTACTCCCGCCTCATCTGCCACGGTGAGTTCTACTTCACCCAGGACCTGCCCGCCCTTCTGGATTGCTTCAAGAAGGCCGTCTTGAAGCGCGGCATCCCCGCCCGGGTGTACTGCGACAACGGCGCCATCTTCACCTCGAACCAGTTCGAGGTCATCTGTGCCGAACTGGGCTCAAGGCACATCTCCGGCCAGCCCTACGCGCCCCAGGCACGGGGGAAGCTGGAAAGGTTCTTCCGCACCGTGGAGGAGTCGTTCTTCCCCGAGTTGCACCTGGTCGAGGTGAACACCCTGGACGAGCTCAACCAGCTCTTCTGGGCCTGGCTGGAGCAGAGCTACCACCACCACGTCAACCGCGAAACCGGCCAGACTCCGGCTGCCCGCTTCAGCAAGGGCCCCGGCCAGATCCGCATGCTCGACCCCACCAGGGTGCGCGAGATCTTCCTCTGGCGGGCAAAGCGCCGGGTGGACTCCACCTGCACCTTCACCTTCCAGGGCAACCGCTACGAGGTGGATCCCAGGCTGGCCCGCAGGGTGATCGAGATCCGCTACGACCCGTTCGACCTCTCCGAGATCTCGGTATGGTGGCAGGGACAGTGCTTCGGCTACGCCATCCCCCACCTCCTCCAGAGGCAGCACGACAGGGCAGTGACCCTGCCGCCCGCCCCCGAAGACCCCGGACCCACGCTTGCTCCGGTCAGCTTCTTGAAAGTGCTCGAGGAAAAGCACCGCGAGGAACTGAAGGCCAGGATCGGCAGGATCAGCTTCACCCGCTCCGAGGAGGGGATGTAA